The Arachis ipaensis cultivar K30076 chromosome B07, Araip1.1, whole genome shotgun sequence genomic interval ATGCTTGAGtttgttttactattttcaaatttTGTAAGTGTTAAATATATTGTAGTCATTCATCTGTGTAATCACTCCGAACCTTGATTGATTTATATTTTGTAGAGCTATCATTCTCCTTAATGGTCACCAGTCTTTACAAGTATATATCTTTTACATGCTTATTTAATTATGAAGCATGGTATATCCTAACTTCTAGCTATGTGTAATTTATATAGCTGCATTTTAATGTGACCACATTAAATTACCATGAAGAAATTCCtccttaaattaaaataaagcaatATTGTATAATCCGTAATAACCTCAAAAGCAAACTAACGACGCAGCCACTAATTCCACATCATTGGCAAAGCACCAAGAGAAATAATGAAACTCGAGTATGATATATTTTTCAATGCACACTTGTATACACAACATTTGCCCAAAAGAAACTTTGATGTGTTTGGGTATTTTCACAATTACAAATGAACGAGCAAAATCCAAATGACAAGAAGCAAACCCACAATGCCAACCACTGATAAAAGTAAGCACCAGCAGGAGCAACCACCCTTGGTTCGTTTATTTACAATTGACAATTTCTTCTGCACCCACTGTtttcacccaaaaaaaaaagagttgtaAGAGAGCGACAAGAACAATATTAACGGAGTTTCGCTTTGGGTAGACTAAACAAGAGATTTGGTCTAAACTCTAAAGAAAAGTTATGGGTGTTACCCTCATCCGAGAATTTGTAACATCTACATGTTGGTCCAAGTCATCCTGTCCAGCGAAAAAAGAGCAAGGATTCAATTCAGAAGAGACACAAAAATGAACCACAAAAAAGGGGATAAATTCATTCAAGAAGGTAATATACAATAAGTCTAGTGTGTAGATCCAACTCTTCATTGACAGCAAGTGCAATATGTTTGGTGCTTAGTACAGTCTCCTCCAATTTTGCAAGGCCATTGTCTTGTTCTGCTCTAACAGCAATGCATATCAGGAATCCCAAGTATAGACTATAAGCAGTATGTTTTAAAGTAATCAACTAAAATCAAGTGACCTTTCATAATTTGCCGTTGAAATCCAACAAGTTGGTTGTTGTCCAGGCCAGTTGTTCTGCTCATGGCATCTGGCTTTGTTTCTGGCCCAAGCAAAAGGTCTCTATTTTCAAAGTTTGACATGTTCAAAGTGGAAGCCATTTGGTTAACTTTAGATCTCAAATTTGCAATCATATCCTTGCGGCGATTCATCTCCTTCTCAGATCTATGTCATTGACATGAAAAGAACTTCACAAAACAATAATACAATTTTACAGCCGAAGAGACGATGCTGATTCTTCCACAATGATAGAACTGGTTCAGAATTCACAAAGACCTAGAATGGAATTACAAGATAGAAAGGATACTCAGTTAATCTATTCCGACACTCCTTTCCCTCTACTCTAACCTTTCTCTCTATACTAATGCCTACTACTAACTCCTAACCAGACATGGGCacaatatcatatcatatcaCATTCTCTTTTGTGGAACCAAAGGTATCCTCCTAATGAGGCAATCTTATTTGAGCACTAGAGATCCCATAAAGGACACAGCTCTCCCAACACCGTTATCTAGCACTCCAACCAACCAGGTGTCATTGTGTtggttaaattattttttaatcaataGTTGCGAACCAAAATTCAAACCCACGACACAAGGAACAATAACCATACTCTGCTAGCACCAGGCTATATTGATTCGCAATGTTATCACATTAttaacatatataatatatatgccCTTCCTGCTAATATCACGGAACCATAGAGTTCAGTATTACACCTCTCAAGATGAATACAACTTATTGGGATCTAGATAATTCTTCATTAAATCTAGTTCCTGATGCATGGTCTTGTGGTGTGCATACTGCATAGTGCTCCAAGTGCTAGTTGCCCTATTGTGACAGCATATGTTTCCATTTT includes:
- the LOC107607989 gene encoding syntaxin-52 codes for the protein MASALDSWVKEYNEAVKLGDDITAMMSGRNSVPSSGPETQRHTSAIRRKITILGTRLDSLQSLLSKLPAKQAISEKEMNRRKDMIANLRSKVNQMASTLNMSNFENRDLLLGPETKPDAMSRTTGLDNNQLVGFQRQIMKEQDNGLAKLEETVLSTKHIALAVNEELDLHTRLIDDLDQHVDVTNSRMRWVQKKLSIVNKRTKGGCSCWCLLLSVVGIVGLLLVIWILLVHL